One genomic window of Euleptes europaea isolate rEulEur1 chromosome 10, rEulEur1.hap1, whole genome shotgun sequence includes the following:
- the OTOR gene encoding otoraplin, producing the protein MSRAVRRLLLLLCLGLAFPTTKGIFMGKLSSKKRCADESCAHAISLARAEDDYNAPDCRFINIRKGQRIYVYSKLVKEKNAGEFWSGTVYSEQYEDQMGTIGYFPRSLVMEQHVFREANRTIPTRVRDKASS; encoded by the exons ATGTCACGCGCCGTTCGTCGGCTGCTTCTGCTGCTCTGCCTCGGATTGGCTTTCCCGACCACGAAGGGGATTTTTATGGGAAAACTTTCCAGCAAGAAGCGGTGTGCGGACGAAAGCTGCGCCC atgccatttcccttgcaagagcAGAAGATGACTACAACGCACCAGATTGCAGGTTCATTAATATCCGAAAAGGGCAACGGATCTACGTTTACTCAAAGCTggtgaaagaaaaaaatgcaggAGAATTCTGGTCTGGAACG GTTTACAGTGAACAGTACGAGGACCAGATGGGCACCATCGGTTATTTCCCCAGGAGCTTAGTCATGGAACAGCACGTCTTCCGGGAAGCGAACAGGACGATTCCCACGAGGGTAAGAGACAAGGCGTCCTCCTAG